A portion of the Aquipuribacter hungaricus genome contains these proteins:
- a CDS encoding carbohydrate ABC transporter permease, with product MATSTSVPARAGTGAPAQRRPASSRGPLRVLGRHPVGMLFAAPYVVFILAVFAYPLGLAVWMSFHDFFFSAPGVAVERPFVGLDNYVAVLTDPDVQRSFRNIAVFLVINVPLTVALSLVLATALNGAIRFRSFFRVAYYVPYVTASVAVVAVWLYLFSTGGLVNQVLGGAAPDPSWLVNKGLAMPVIAVFVTWKQLGFFILLYLAALQNVPKEVYESASVDGAGRLRTFWSITVPSVRPATTLVVILSTITGANLFTEPYLLTGGGGPDGASASPVLVMYQRGIEQGNPDVAAAIGVVLVVGVLLVSLVNRYVLERD from the coding sequence GTGGCCACGTCGACCTCGGTCCCCGCACGGGCGGGGACCGGGGCACCGGCGCAGCGGCGCCCGGCGTCGTCGCGCGGCCCGCTGCGGGTCCTCGGCCGGCACCCGGTGGGCATGCTGTTCGCCGCGCCGTACGTGGTGTTCATCCTCGCGGTGTTCGCCTACCCGCTCGGCCTCGCGGTGTGGATGTCGTTCCACGACTTCTTCTTCTCCGCGCCGGGCGTGGCCGTCGAGCGCCCCTTCGTCGGCCTCGACAACTACGTCGCCGTCCTCACCGACCCCGACGTGCAGCGCTCGTTCCGCAACATCGCCGTGTTCCTCGTCATCAACGTGCCGCTGACGGTCGCGCTGTCGCTCGTCCTCGCCACCGCCCTCAACGGTGCCATCCGGTTCCGCTCGTTCTTCCGGGTCGCGTACTACGTGCCCTACGTGACCGCCAGCGTCGCAGTGGTCGCGGTGTGGCTGTACCTCTTCAGCACCGGTGGCCTGGTCAACCAGGTCCTCGGCGGGGCCGCCCCGGACCCGTCGTGGCTGGTCAACAAGGGCCTGGCCATGCCGGTCATCGCCGTGTTCGTCACGTGGAAGCAGCTCGGCTTCTTCATCCTGCTGTACCTCGCCGCGCTGCAGAACGTGCCCAAGGAGGTCTACGAGTCCGCCTCGGTCGACGGCGCGGGCCGGCTGCGGACGTTCTGGTCGATCACCGTCCCGAGCGTGCGGCCGGCGACGACGCTGGTCGTCATCCTCTCCACCATCACCGGCGCCAACCTGTTCACCGAGCCGTACCTGCTCACCGGCGGCGGCGGGCCGGACGGCGCGTCGGCCTCCCCGGTCCTCGTCATGTACCAGCGCGGGATCGAGCAGGGGAACCCCGACGTCGCCGCCGCCATCGGCGTCGTCCTCGTCGTGGGCGTCCTGCTCGTCTCGCTCGTCAACCGCTACGTCCTGGAGAGGGACTGA